One Carcharodon carcharias isolate sCarCar2 chromosome 1, sCarCar2.pri, whole genome shotgun sequence DNA window includes the following coding sequences:
- the rnf103 gene encoding E3 ubiquitin-protein ligase RNF103 isoform X5: MGLFGKSQERPPKDLVTEWSLKIRKEMRVIDRQIRDIQREEEKVKRSVKDAAKKGQKDVCTILAKEIVRSRKAVSKLYASKAQMNSVLMSMKNQLAIARVTGSLEKSTEVMKAMQNLVKIPEIQATMRDLSKEMMKAGIIEEMLEDTFESMEDEEEMEEAAEMEIDKILFEVTAGALGKAPSKVTDALPEPEVEGAAAASDEGEAEEDIEEMQSRLAALRS; encoded by the exons ATGGGGTTGTTCGGTAAATCGCAGGAGCGTCCACCCAAGGATTTG GTCACAGAATGGTCATTAAAAATAAGAAAGGAAATGAGAGTGATTGACAGACAAATCCGAG ATATTCAAAGAGAAGAGGAAAAAGTCAAGAGATCAGTGAAAGATGCTGCAAAAAAAGGCCAAAAGGATGTGTGCACTATATTAGCTAAAGAAATTGTGCGATCAAGAAAGGCCGTCAGCAAGCTGTATGCATCAAAAGCCCAAATGAACTCCGTCCTTATGAGCATGAAGAACCAATTAG CCATAGCAAGAGTCACTGGTTCCTTAGAgaagagcacagaggtgatgaAAGCCATGCAGAATTTAGTAAAAATCCCTGAAATTCAAGCCACCATGAGAGATCTGTCCAAAGAAATGATGAAG GCAGGGATTATTGAGGAGATGCTAGAGGATACTTTTGAAAGTATGGAAGATGAGGAAGAAATGGAAGAAGCAGCAGAGATGGAAATCGATAAGATACTTTTTGAGGTTACTGCAG GTGCTCTTGGGAAAGCTCCCAGCAAAGTCACAGATGCTCTTCCAGAGCCAGAGGTTGAAGGGGCTGCAGCTGCATCTGATGAGGGTGAGGCAGAGGAAGATATTGAAGAGATGCAGTCACGGCTGGCTGCCCTTCGAAGttga